Within Pseudomonas sp. LBUM920, the genomic segment CACAGGCGTTTGTGGCCCGGGTCGATGCCGCTGATGCGGGTGTGGGTGCGCACTTCGGCCTTGAGTTGCTCGGCCATGGCGCCCGGTTCGGCCATGCTCAGGCCGTCGGCTTCCTTGTTCTTGCCAAAGCCGGTGGAGAGCATGGGCTTGGAGTAGGAGCGCCCGTCATCTGCGGTGATCAGCAGCAACGGGGTCTCGCTATCGAGCTTGCGAAACTCCCGGGCCACGTTGTAACCGGCCAATCCTGTGCCGATGATCACGACAGGTGCGTTCATTCCTTTCTCCTTGAAGTACGTTTCAAAAATCGACGATTAACCGATTTCGATCATTTCGAAATCCATTTTGCCCACGCCGCAGTCCGGGCACAGCCAGTCTTCCGGAACGTCCTGCCACAGGGTGCCCGGTGCGATACCGTCATCCGGCCAGCCGTCTTTTTCGTCATAGATCAGGCCGCAGACTACACATTGCCACTTCTTCATTACTTGCTTCCTCAGGGTCCAGGCATCTTGGCCGACGGTCGATAGACCAACGTTGCCGTGCGGCTCAGGGCGTTTTGTACTGATCGGAGCCGGCAGATGCAAGCATGTTCGGCGCAAACGGCCGGTTCAGCCCGGCAAAAGCTCAGGATGCCATGGTA encodes:
- a CDS encoding rubredoxin, whose protein sequence is MKKWQCVVCGLIYDEKDGWPDDGIAPGTLWQDVPEDWLCPDCGVGKMDFEMIEIG